TTGAACGCCTTGGTAAGGTGAATGTTCAACAAGACCTTCTTTTACTAATTTTGAGATCATTTCACTTACAGATGCGGCAGAAACATTTAAGCCAGAAACGATTTGTTTGTTATTGATTTTATTTTCATCGCCACCTAATTCAAAAATCAACTTTAGGTAGTCTTCGCGATTTGGGGTCATAATTTTCATCCTTTCAAAGAAGCCATCAGACTAAGTTTATCAGAAAATTCTTTTTTTGACCATTTAATAAGATATTAATCTTAAAAAAAATTACAGAGGTGCTTTTAAAAATAAGACGGTGTGAAAACACAGTATTGATAACGTTTTCTAGTTGCTTGTTTTTTTTAAGATCCTTTTTTATTTTTTTACATAACAGTGAAAAAGATACTATTAAAAATTAATTAGAGTTTCTGATTTCATTGAAAAAATAGGTGTCTTAATAATTCTTGAGAAATAAAGGAATTTAGTAGGGTACTGTGATGAATGCAAGGGAATCGATGCTTTTAAAATTGGGGAATTTAGGGTTATTTTTAAAGCCACTTTGTTTCCAGCTTTTCTTTTTTATTATGATAGATATGACTTTTATCTTCATTTTGCTTTATAATGAAAGTATCATTTGTTGAGGGGCGAACAAGACGTGAAACAAAGAAAATATATATTATCTATAGATCAAGGAACAACAAGTTCTCGTGCGATTATTTTTGATCAAACTGGAAGTGAAATTGCGAAAGCACAAAAAGAATTGAACCAGCATTTTCCTCAACCAGGTTGGGTGGAACATGATGCTAACGAGATATGGCATTCAGTACAATCAGTTATTGCGGATGTGCTGATTGAATCAAAACTAAAACCGGCCCAAATCAAGGCGATTGGTATTACAAATCAACGGGAAACCACTGTTGTTTGGGACAAGAAGACCGGCGAGCCAATTTATCATGCAATCGTTTGGCAATCAAAACAAACAAGTGAAATTGCAGATCAGTTAAAAGAGAAGGGCTATCAAGATTTTTTCCAAGAACGAACAGGACTAATTATTGATTCTTATTTTTCTGCAACAAAAGTCAAATGGTTGTTAGAAAGTGTGGCTGGAGCAAAAGAGAAAGCTGAAGCAGGACAATTATTATTTGGTACGATTGATACATGGTTATTGTGGAAGCTTACTGGTGGGAAGGTTCATAAAACAGATTACACCAATGCTAGTCGAACGATGTTATTCAATATTCATTCATTAGACTGGGATCAAGAAATTTTGAATATTTTAGATATTCCTAGAATGATGTTGCCAAAAGTATGCTCAAATGCTGAAATATATGGCTATACAGAAGACTATCATTTTTATGGAGAAAATATTCCCATCGCTGCAATGGCAGGAGACCAGCAAGCGGCTTTATTTGGCCAAGCGGCTTTTGAGAAAGGGATGGTTAAAAATACTTACGGTACGGGCGCTTTTATTGTGATGAATACCGGTGAAAAAGCGATTTTATCTAAAAATGGGTTACTGACAACAATTGGTTATGGGATTGCTGGAAAAGTAACGTATGCTTTAGAAGGTAGTATTTTTGTTGCAGGTTCTGCGATTCAATGGTTGCGTGATGGGTTGAAATTGTTTGAAGATGCTAGTCAATCAGAAGAATTAGCTAATCAAGTCAGCGATTCTGACGGTGTCTATGTTGTACCTGCATTTACTGGTTTAGGTGCTCCTTATTGGGATCAAGATGCTCGAGGCGGAATTTTTGGTCTTACTCGAGGAACGACGAAAGAACATTTGATTCGTGCAACCTTGGAGTCGATTGCTTTTCAAACAGCTGATGTGATTAAGACGATGGAAGATGAATCCAAGATCAACATTAAATTATTGCGGGCAGATGGCGGAGCCTCTAAAAATGATTTGTTAATGCAATTTCAGGCGGATATTATTGATAAACCAGTTGAAGCGTCAATTTTTTCTGAAACAACCGCTTTAGGAGTTGCTTATTTGGCAGGATTAGCAGTTGGCTTTTGGAAAGACTTAGATGAAATCAAAACATTTACCCATAGTGGTAAACGCTTTGAGGCTCAAATTACGGATTCAAAACGGAATCAACTATACGACGGTTGGTTACAGGCAGTACATGCAACGATGAGCTATCAATCAAATAGCTAAAAAATTGAAAGATAAGCGTTTGACAAGGTGTATGTTCAATCGCTAATGTATAATTGAGTTAAAAATATGAAGGAGAGTGTTTCTGAATGAAATTAGATATGGTTGGGATCATCGTTGAATCAATGGAACAAGCAATCCTGTTTTACGAACGTCTAGGTTTTGAAACCGTTGGTGAAAAAAATGCTGATTATGTGGAGCTTGATCATGCTGGAACAAGAATTTCTTTAAATACGAAAAAAATGGTTGCTGGAATTTATGGCTATGAACCAAAAAGTGAAGGGGATAAAATTGAGTTGGCTTTTCTTTGTGAATCACCGACTGAGATCGATCAGCTATGTGCAAAGATGAAGGCATTTGATTATGAGATTTTTAAAGAACCTTGGCACGCATTTTGGGGACAATATTATGCAATTATTCAAGATGTAGATGGTAATCTTTTAAGTCTGTTCTGTAATAGTCAGGATGTGTAAAATGATGGATAAGAAAATTGCTTATTTAAAAAATGAAGCAAGGAAATGGCCTGGCGCAAGTGTTGCTTATCGAGAAGATTGGGATTGCGATTACTTTGGAATCGAAAAAAAATGTTTTTGCATGTTAGGAACAAATAAAGCTGGCGATTGGGTGATGACGGTAAAAGGCGATCCAGAGGAAAATGAGCTTTTGCGAGAACAGTATCCAGATGTAGTACCAGGATATTACGCAAATAAAACGCATTGGAATTCATTTATGTTGGAAAATTCATCCTTTACACAAGAACAGCTAGCTTCATTTTTAAGAAAATCTTATCAACTAGTCTTGGTTAAGTTACCAAAAAAAGTACAAGCGAAATATAGTGGAAAATAAATTTTAAAACGCGAAGCTAAGAGATTGCTCTTAAATTCGCGTTTTTTTACATAATTAGGCTTGATTTAAATAAAAATTAACCAAAGCAATAATCCATAAATGTGCTGGATAAAATACGTAAAATAAATATTTAAAGGTCGGATTACTGCTCCCTTTTTGACCATTGTACAAGTGAATAAAAGGAATCACTAAAATAAATAGAAAGTCTGGGTTTGCTTCAAGCATCATTTTGATCATATTAAAAGAGTAATTGGGTAAACCAAGTAAAGGCATTACAAATAATGGAATTGCAAAAATAAGATAGGAAATATCTCTTTTTTTCGGATTTTCCCTGAAGAAATAGCTGAGTAACATAAATGGGATAACAACAAATTCCCCTTCTGCGGGAATCACTCCTAAAAAAGTTCCTAATGTTAAAAAAATTGCTAGAACGATGGATGATATTCTAAAAAAAGGTTCTTTCACCTGTTTAGCAAAATCAATTAGCGTCAAGATCGTTACACCAATAGCTAATGTCAAAAAAATATTGTTGTGAATCTGATACATGGGCTCTTTAGTAATCAGCGTGTCAATCAACGTATTCCCAACAAACATGATTGCGGCAAAGCCATATAAACGTAATAGGTATCTTCTTCGATTTCTTGTGTAGTGGAAGCCCTCAACAGCCATAAAAGCAAAGAAGACAGCGACACAGCGAGTCAACATATGAATAGGCGTGTTAAATTGCGGTGGTAAAAGTGGGATAAGATGATCCAGAGCCATCAAGCCCATCATAATAAGTTTTAATTGGTTTCCGTTCATATCATTCTCCTATATAAATATAATTTTTTTAACTTTTTATAGTATAAAAAATATAAATATATTTTGCGTGGGAATCAACGAACAAATGGCTTACAAAAATGACAGTTGAGAGTAAGCCGATTATTGACTAACTTGTGTAAGGATAAGGAATAAATTTATTTTGGGCTAATAAGGGTATCTGGACAGCGGAGTTCTGGGGATTTCTAGCTGTTTTTGTATCGTATAAGTGATGTATCGGAAATAGTGACAAAACTCAGTGAGAATGGCGTTAAATCAACAACCTAAAAGAAGAATAAACCCGCTTTTTCACTGTCAGTTTTCCAAAATTCTACCAAAAATGTCATTTTTTCGTGTTATTTAACGTTTTCTACCAGAAAATTCTACCAGAGTGAAACCCGGGTGTTTCCTTAATGTATCAACGGTTCTAGCATGTTTTGTAGGTGGAATAATTTTATTGAAATGAATAATTTTCATTTTCTGGTAGAAATTATCCAGTCACAAAAATAAAATTCGTTATACAAATTTGATGTGTATTGTAGGAAATAAACGACATCAGTTAGAGCAGCAATCCATATTTTTAATTAAATAGTTTATTTAGGGACGCCTAGTTTAAGGGCGTCTTTTTGTATGTTTGAAAAGGAGAGATAATGTATTTTTTTACTATGATTGAAAAAAAAGAGCTATAATAGCTGTGTAGATAGCAGCATTTATTTAGAGAGAGAAGGTGTACAAACATATCAAGTTGTGGATCAAAAATATGGAAGGAGTGGAAATGTTGAGCGCTGAAGTTAAGATTATTTTATCAGAGGAACAACTTGCATCGTTGCAAAAAAGTATCTATGATATGTTGCTAGAAAGCTTGCAGGAAGCAAGGAAAAGTGCAGTGATTGATCAACCGTTTTTGAAGCAAAACAAGGCTGCCGCTTACTTAGGAATCTCGGTAAATACATTAAAAAAACTCGAACAAAAAGGGCTACCAAGTATTAGAAGATTGAATGTCCTTAACTATTAAAGAAAAAGAATCCTAATAAAACAATGGTATTGGATTGTACTTCTCCAATACCATTGTTTTTCGTATTTCTATCGTTGTTTTAATAGAATGTGAGCTGCATTGAATAGTAATCTAATTCCATAACTATCAAAAGTAGATTGAAACCTGCACATAGATAAGTAAATTTATAGATTTAACTCATCATATTTAATCGGTGCTCTTGAACAAAAGAAAACAATTCCTTCCAGCATTTTTTATCTTTGATATCCTCAAAATAAAAATAGTTTTCGTTTTTATATTTATATTCATAAAAATCAGAAATCACAATCTGTGCTTCTTCTATAGTGGGTACAATAATGAT
The DNA window shown above is from Enterococcus sp. 4G2_DIV0659 and carries:
- the glpK gene encoding glycerol kinase GlpK, producing MKQRKYILSIDQGTTSSRAIIFDQTGSEIAKAQKELNQHFPQPGWVEHDANEIWHSVQSVIADVLIESKLKPAQIKAIGITNQRETTVVWDKKTGEPIYHAIVWQSKQTSEIADQLKEKGYQDFFQERTGLIIDSYFSATKVKWLLESVAGAKEKAEAGQLLFGTIDTWLLWKLTGGKVHKTDYTNASRTMLFNIHSLDWDQEILNILDIPRMMLPKVCSNAEIYGYTEDYHFYGENIPIAAMAGDQQAALFGQAAFEKGMVKNTYGTGAFIVMNTGEKAILSKNGLLTTIGYGIAGKVTYALEGSIFVAGSAIQWLRDGLKLFEDASQSEELANQVSDSDGVYVVPAFTGLGAPYWDQDARGGIFGLTRGTTKEHLIRATLESIAFQTADVIKTMEDESKINIKLLRADGGASKNDLLMQFQADIIDKPVEASIFSETTALGVAYLAGLAVGFWKDLDEIKTFTHSGKRFEAQITDSKRNQLYDGWLQAVHATMSYQSNS
- a CDS encoding VOC family protein is translated as MKLDMVGIIVESMEQAILFYERLGFETVGEKNADYVELDHAGTRISLNTKKMVAGIYGYEPKSEGDKIELAFLCESPTEIDQLCAKMKAFDYEIFKEPWHAFWGQYYAIIQDVDGNLLSLFCNSQDV
- a CDS encoding MmcQ/YjbR family DNA-binding protein gives rise to the protein MMDKKIAYLKNEARKWPGASVAYREDWDCDYFGIEKKCFCMLGTNKAGDWVMTVKGDPEENELLREQYPDVVPGYYANKTHWNSFMLENSSFTQEQLASFLRKSYQLVLVKLPKKVQAKYSGK
- a CDS encoding TraX family protein; amino-acid sequence: MNGNQLKLIMMGLMALDHLIPLLPPQFNTPIHMLTRCVAVFFAFMAVEGFHYTRNRRRYLLRLYGFAAIMFVGNTLIDTLITKEPMYQIHNNIFLTLAIGVTILTLIDFAKQVKEPFFRISSIVLAIFLTLGTFLGVIPAEGEFVVIPFMLLSYFFRENPKKRDISYLIFAIPLFVMPLLGLPNYSFNMIKMMLEANPDFLFILVIPFIHLYNGQKGSSNPTFKYLFYVFYPAHLWIIALVNFYLNQA
- a CDS encoding DNA-binding protein, which codes for MLSAEVKIILSEEQLASLQKSIYDMLLESLQEARKSAVIDQPFLKQNKAAAYLGISVNTLKKLEQKGLPSIRRLNVLNY